The genomic DNA TAAAATTATGCCTGGCCGGATCTCTTATGATTCTAAACTCCGGAAGCAAAAAAGGCGCCGCGGCAAGGTACCCGCCGGCCTCAAGCCAGTTAACTACCCGGCGCCTCAATTCTATGTTGAACCGTTCCCCATCATTCCGGGTATAACACCACTCGTCAGCCGGACCTGTCTTTTGCAGCCGGTTTTTCTCCCTGACAGCGGAATTTATAGGCAATACCCAGGAAATTACGCTTATCTCTTCCGGCTTGATGCTAAAAGAAGCGCCCCTTGGTAAAACTGCGTTCAGCAGCGCCTGCTGAGGAGTCATAGACTCCATTCCTATCTCTTTCCGGATGGTTGTAAATATATGATCCTCTCCCCGGGCGAATCCTACCAGGGGCGAGTCAAAAAATCTGCCTTTAATGTGCTTGAAGTTGTTTCGATGATCTGTTTCAACATAGTTGATAATCAGGTCTGTTATCTCCTGAGCCAAAATTTTGTTAACATCTTCTGACAAAGCAGATTCCTTCTTTTTAGCTTGTTTTGTTATCCCGGTTATTCTTGCTTCTGAACAGATTTTCCTGCTTTATTCACCACTATGTTTGGATCGTATAGAACTTCTGTATTTTCTCACACAACTGTATTGCTGATAACTTCCAGAAAGCCGTTCTTTCTCGCTGTATCAATTATCTGGTCAACAGATTGAGATGCGGTATCTTTCCACAGATACCATTGTTTTGCGCTTTCGTCATAGAGCAGTGCTTTAGGGTATTTTGACAAAACCTCTTCCGAAAATGATTCAACCAGAGAATATGTATCGAAACGCTGTATGCTTTGATCATTTTGATCTATAAATAAGGACATTTGTCCTCCCAAAATGGGGTTAGACAAACCCCAGAAACTCCTGTAAGATATAATTAGCAAACGGGAGGTAACCAAAAAAGAGGAGGACAAACCCATGGAAAACGCTGTTTAAGAGCGCATACAAGCAAAAACAAGAGACAGTCAGTTATTCGAAGTATTTGTTAATCACTTTGAGTTTTCTCCCAAGACGGCTGAAGCTGCCTTCCATATAGTTAAAGAA from Desulfotomaculum sp. includes the following:
- a CDS encoding FeS-binding protein, coding for MSEDVNKILAQEITDLIINYVETDHRNNFKHIKGRFFDSPLVGFARGEDHIFTTIRKEIGMESMTPQQALLNAVLPRGASFSIKPEEISVISWVLPINSAVREKNRLQKTGPADEWCYTRNDGERFNIELRRRVVNWLEAGGYLAAAPFLLPEFRIIRDPARHNFTSTWSERHIAYACGLGTFSINNALITPRGIAHRLGSVVVNTRLPATPRSYDGLMDYCLFSKGCVAFTKRCPVGAISKEGLNKDICYQMNSLSREAVALRERLGLEKIGCGLCQVGVPCEDRIPVKLP